In a single window of the Geotrypetes seraphini chromosome 11, aGeoSer1.1, whole genome shotgun sequence genome:
- the RASD1 gene encoding dexamethasone-induced Ras-related protein 1 gives MIKKMCPSEPELNIPAKNCYRMVILGSSKVGKTAIVSRFLSGRFDDQYTPTIEDFHRKFYSIRGEVYQLDILDTSGNHPFPAMRRLSILTGDVFILVFSLDNRDSFEEVQRLRQQIAETKSCLKNKTKENVDVPLMICGNKGDRDFYREVQRHEIEQLLAGDKKCAYFEISAKKNSQVDGMFRALFAMAKLPSEMSPDLHRKVSVQYCDLLYKKTLKGKKIKEGGDAYGIVAPFARRPSVHSDLMYIREKASGGAHAKDKERCVIS, from the exons ATGATCAAGAAGATGTGCCCCAGCGAGCCCGAGCTGAACATCCCGGCCAAGAACTGCTACCGGATGGTGATCCTGGGCTCGTCCAAGGTGGGCAAGACGGCCATCGTGTCGCGCTTCCTGAGCGGCCGCTTCGACGACCAGTACACCCCGACCATCGAGGACTTTCACCGCAAGTTTTACTCCATCCGAGGGGAAGTGTACCAGCTGGACATCCTGGACACGTCGGGAAACCACCCCTTCCCGGCCATGCGGAGACTCTCCATCCTGACAG GCGACGTATTCATCCTCGTCTTCAGCCTGGACAACCGCGACTCCTTCGAGGAGGTGCAGCGCCTGCGGCAGCAGATTGCCGAGACCAAGTCGTGCCTGAAAAACAAGACCAAGGAGAACGTGGACGTGCCGCTGATGATCTGCGGCAACAAGGGCGACCGCGACTTCTACCGGGAGGTGCAGCGCCACGAGATCGAGCAGCTGCTGGCCGGCGACAAGAAGTGCGCCTACTTTGAGATCTCGGCCAAGAAGAACAGCCAAGTGGACGGCATGTTCCGGGCGCTCTTCGCCATGGCCAAGCTGCCCAGCGAGATGAGCCCCGACCTGCACCGCAAGGTCTCTGTGCAGTACTGCGACCTGCTCTACAAGAAGACCCTCAAGGGCAAGAAGATTAAGGAAGGGGGCGACGCCTATGGCATCGTGGCCCCCTTCGCCCGCAGGCCCAGCGTGCACAGTGACCTGATGTACATCCGTGAGAAAGCCAGCGGGGGCGCCCATGCCAAGGACAAGGAGCGCTGCGTCATTAGCTAG
- the MED9 gene encoding mediator of RNA polymerase II transcription subunit 9: protein MATGASATEEPEDEEEEEEDYSFLPLVHHIIKSMDKDSQDVHQELNELKNKFQEMRRLIGTMPGIDRSPEQQQQQLQSLREQVRTKNQLLQKYKNLCMLEIPKE, encoded by the exons ATGGCGACCGGGGCGAGCGCGACTGAGGAGCCGGAGGacgaggaggaagaagaggaggattACTCCTTCCTACCCCTGGTGCACCACATCATTAAGAG CATGGACAAGGACAGCCAGGATGTCCACCAGGAGCTGAATGAGCTGAAGAACAAGTTCCAGGAGATGAGGAGACTGATCGGCACCATGCCTGGCATCGACAGGAGCCCTgagcaacagcaacagcagctGCAGAGCCTGCGGGAGCAAGTGCGAACCAAGAATCAACTCCTGCAAAAGTACAAAAACCTCTGCATGCTGGAGATACCGAAGGAGTAG